In Zingiber officinale cultivar Zhangliang chromosome 11B, Zo_v1.1, whole genome shotgun sequence, a single window of DNA contains:
- the LOC122034484 gene encoding dihydrolipoyl dehydrogenase 2, chloroplastic-like, whose amino-acid sequence MAASISLSLSPASTPRSGPAAARLGAAFGSNSLSFCGLRREVLSLRSVGSAESRRMIADLARHRAAKIVAAAENNGKPAKFDYDLIIIGAGVGGHGAALHAVEKGLKTAIIEGDIVGGTCVNRGCVPSKALLAVSGRMREFQDEHHLKALGLQVASPGYDRQSVADHANNLASKIRSNLTNSLKSLGVDILTGFGTIVGTQKVKYGKVGFPDTEVTAENIIIATGSVPFVPKGIEIDGKTVFTSDHALKLEWVPDWIAIVGSGYIGLEFSDVYTALGSEVTFVEALDQLMPGFDPEISKMAQRVLINPRKIDYHTGVFATKITPAKDGKPVLIELIDAKTKEPKDTLEVDAAMIATGRAPFTKGLGLENINVATVRGFVPVDEHMQVTDADGNLVPHLFCIGDANGKLMLAHAASAQGISVVEQICGNDNVLNHLSIPAACFTHPEISMVGLTEPQAREKAENGGFPISVAKTSFKANTKALAENEGEGIAKLIYRPDTGEILGVHIIGLHAADLIHEASNAIALGTRLQDIKFAVHAHPTLSEVLDELFKSAKLNSGVMSSVNEPVAV is encoded by the exons ATGGCAGCGTcgatctctctctccctctccccggCCTCCACTCCCAGATCCGGTCCCGCCGCGGCCAGGCTCGGTGCCGCCTTCGGCAGCAACAGCCTGAGCTTCTGCGGTCTTCGTAGGGAGGTTTTGTCCCTCCGCTCGGTTGGTTCGGCGGAATCGCGCAGGATGATCGCGGATCTCGCCCGACATCGCGCCGCCAAGATCGTGGCTGCAGCTGAGAACAACGGGAAGCCTGCCAAGTTCGACTACGACCTCATCATAATCGGAGCTGGCGTCGGTGGTCATGGAGCTGCGCTTCACGCGGTCGAGAAG ggtttgaaAACTGCCATTATAGAAGGGGATATTGTTGGTGGGACTTGTGTAAACAGAGGGTGTGTCCCATCTAAAGCTCTACTAGCAGTCAGTGGTCGCATGCGTGAATTCCAAGATGAACATCATCTGAAGGCACTGGGTCTACAG GTTGCCTCTCCTGGTTATGATAGACAAAGTGTTGCTGATCATGCAAACAATCTTGCCTCTAAAATCCGGAGCAACTTGACTAATTCATTGAAATCTTTAGGCGTTGATATACTGACAGGCTTTGGCACTATTGTG GGGACACAAAAGGTGAAATATGGAAAAGTTGGGTTTCCAGATACAGAAGTTACAGCTGAAAACATAATAATAGCTACTGGATCTGTTCCTTTTGTACCCAAAGGCATTGAAATTGATG GAAAAACTGTATTTACTAGTGATCATGCACTCAAGCTGGAATGGGTGCCAGATTGGATAGCTATAGTAGGAAGTGGTTATATTGGACTTGAGTTTAGTGATGTCTACACTGCCCTTGGTAGTGAG gTTACTTTTGTTGAAGCTCTAGATCAGCTAATGCCTGGATTTGATCCTGAGATATCAAAGATGGCTCAGAGAGTTCTTATTAATCCTAGGAAGATTGATTATCATACAGGTGTATTTGCAACCAAG ATCACACCAGCAAAGGATGGGAAACCTGTTCTTATTGAACTTATCGACGCCAAGACAAAGGAACCAAAGGATACTTTAGAG GTAGATGCAGCAATGATAGCAACTGGAAGGGCACCATTCACAAAGGGACTTGGCTTAGAAAAT ATAAATGTAGCTACTGTACGTGGGTTTGTCCCAGTTGATGAGCACATGCAAGTAACAGATGCAGATGGCAATCTG GTCCCTCATTTATTTTGCATAGGAGATGCCAACGGAAAGTTGATGCTTGCTCATGCTGCCAGTGCACAGGGGATATCGG TTGTCGAGCAAATCTGTGGCAACGATAATGTGCTTAATCATTTGAGCATTCCTGCTGCATGTTTCACTCACCCTGAGATCAGTATGGTTGGACTCACAGAG CCACAAGCTAGGGAGAAAGCTGAAAATGGTGGTTTCCCGATCAGTGTTGCTAAAACCAGTTTCAAGGCGAACACCAAAGCTCTGGCAGAAAATGAGGGGGAGGGGATTGCTAAG TTAATATACAGACCTGATACTGGGGAGATTCTTGGAGTACATATTATAGGGCTGCATGCTGCTGACCTCATCCACGAGGCATCAAATGCTATTGCCTTGGGAACAAGATTACAG GACATTAAATTTGCTGTTCATGCACATCCAACCTTATCTGAAGTCTTGGACGAACTCTTCAAATCTGCCAAG CTTAATTCTGGCGTAATGTCTTCTGTAAACGAACCAGTTGCTGTATAA